A genomic region of Bosea sp. 124 contains the following coding sequences:
- a CDS encoding helix-turn-helix transcriptional regulator, whose protein sequence is MSTNGPYLAEIAHLMGDPARANMLHALMDGRALTAKELAWLAGVAPQTASGHLAKLMDGGLLAVAVQGRHRYYRLAGSEVAQALEGLMVLAGTEGTRRRLPSRVGAELSRARTCYDHFAGRLGIGIHDAMVAGGHLRVAEGGYGLTGSGEAVFATLGIVSSRPGGRRAALRPCLDWSERRPHLAGHLAAALACRCFDMGWVLRRKDSRAVTLTDVGEAVLADALPGFRCDEPELVSSAGRAPAPAFA, encoded by the coding sequence ATGAGCACGAACGGCCCCTATCTCGCCGAAATCGCCCATCTGATGGGAGACCCGGCCCGTGCCAACATGCTGCATGCGCTGATGGACGGCCGCGCCCTGACGGCCAAGGAACTGGCCTGGCTCGCCGGCGTGGCGCCGCAGACGGCGAGCGGACATCTCGCCAAGCTGATGGATGGCGGCCTGCTGGCCGTCGCGGTGCAGGGGCGCCATCGCTATTACCGGCTGGCCGGGTCCGAGGTCGCGCAGGCGCTGGAGGGGTTGATGGTGCTTGCCGGCACGGAGGGCACGCGCCGCCGCCTCCCCTCGCGCGTCGGTGCGGAGCTGAGCCGGGCGCGCACCTGCTACGACCATTTCGCCGGCCGGCTCGGCATCGGCATCCATGATGCGATGGTTGCGGGTGGGCATCTCCGCGTCGCCGAGGGCGGCTATGGACTGACGGGCTCGGGAGAAGCGGTATTTGCGACGCTCGGCATCGTCTCGTCGCGGCCGGGCGGCCGGCGCGCCGCCCTGCGACCCTGCCTCGACTGGAGCGAGCGCCGACCGCATCTGGCGGGCCATCTCGCCGCCGCACTGGCCTGCCGCTGCTTCGACATGGGCTGGGTCCTGCGTCGCAAGGACAGCCGCGCGGTGACGCTGACGGACGTTGGCGAGGCCGTTCTCGCCGATGCGCTGCCGGGCTTCCGCTGCGACGAGCCGGAGCTCGTCAGTTCCGCCGGTCGAGCGCCTGCGCCAGCTTTCGCTTGA
- a CDS encoding haloacid dehalogenase type II — protein MKLTDFNTLTFDCYGTLIDWESGMVAALAPLVAKVSRPRSRNAVLEAHARHESGQQRHTPTKRYSELLAIVYKRLAEEWGVPAAWEECQAYGRSVGDWPAFPDTAAALQVLKRHYKLVILSNVDNESFSLSNRRLGVTFDAICTAEDIGSYKPAAANFDYMLEALSAQGIGKGDILHTAESMFHDHKPANAAGLASCWIYRRHGDEGFGATMNPGDMPHYDFRFDSLGEMAQAVMKERGES, from the coding sequence ATGAAGCTGACCGATTTCAACACCCTGACCTTCGACTGCTATGGCACGCTGATCGACTGGGAGAGCGGCATGGTCGCCGCGCTCGCGCCGCTCGTCGCGAAGGTCAGCAGGCCGCGGAGCCGCAATGCGGTGCTGGAGGCCCATGCCCGGCATGAATCGGGCCAGCAGCGCCATACGCCGACGAAGCGCTACAGCGAGCTGCTCGCGATCGTCTACAAGCGCCTGGCCGAGGAATGGGGCGTGCCGGCGGCCTGGGAGGAATGCCAGGCCTATGGCCGCTCGGTCGGCGACTGGCCGGCCTTTCCAGACACCGCCGCCGCGCTGCAGGTGCTGAAGCGGCACTACAAGCTCGTGATCCTGTCCAATGTCGACAACGAGTCGTTTTCGCTCAGCAACCGCCGTCTCGGCGTGACCTTCGACGCGATCTGCACCGCCGAGGACATCGGCAGCTACAAGCCGGCGGCGGCGAATTTCGACTACATGCTGGAGGCGCTCTCCGCGCAAGGCATCGGCAAGGGCGACATCCTCCACACCGCCGAGAGCATGTTCCACGACCACAAGCCCGCGAACGCGGCCGGGCTCGCCTCCTGCTGGATCTACCGGCGCCACGGCGACGAGGGCTTCGGCGCGACGATGAATCCGGGCGACATGCCGCATTACGATTTCCGCTTCGACAGCCTCGGCGAGATGGCGCAAGCCGTTATGAAGGAGCGCGGCGAATCCTGA
- a CDS encoding type II toxin-antitoxin system VapC family toxin, with amino-acid sequence MTQGPLVVDSSAIVAILTEEAEASAFSDLLDARPVSYCSGVTFVETFMVLTSRIASIGVADLAGALQTLAIEQQPVDPEQSALASEAFLRFGKGRHPAKLNLGDCFSYALAKSLNAPLLYKGSDFSQTDIVSAFAIGVPRP; translated from the coding sequence GTGACGCAAGGCCCCCTCGTCGTCGATAGCTCCGCCATCGTCGCGATCTTGACGGAGGAGGCCGAGGCCTCGGCCTTCTCCGACCTGCTCGATGCGAGGCCCGTCAGCTACTGCTCTGGCGTTACCTTCGTCGAGACTTTCATGGTCCTGACATCGCGCATCGCGAGTATTGGCGTCGCAGATCTGGCAGGAGCGCTGCAGACTCTGGCGATCGAACAACAACCGGTCGATCCAGAACAATCAGCCCTGGCTTCCGAAGCCTTCCTCCGCTTCGGCAAGGGCCGTCACCCGGCCAAGCTCAATCTGGGCGATTGCTTCTCCTACGCTCTTGCCAAATCCCTGAACGCACCCTTGCTCTACAAGGGCAGCGATTTCAGCCAGACCGACATCGTCTCCGCCTTCGCTATCGGAGTTCCGCGTCCATGA
- a CDS encoding patatin-like phospholipase family protein — protein sequence MAQASRNSVVRPAAIEPELVLVLGAGGARGLSHIAVLEALDELGVRPSVIAGCSMGAIIGAAYAAGLSGRDLHDHVIRSFRDRARVIARLLDARVGKFTDLMRGLGNPVLIDGERLLDLFWPDAVPDRFDGLGILFIATATDYHLHAEVSLNQGPLTPAVAASLAIPGLVRPVVIEGRVLIDGGAINPLPYDRLMGPGRIVMAVDTSAPATISETRVPGPLEAMVGVSQILTRTIVQRMIERQPPDILIRAGMDGIGGLDFFKAKAILDAAQPVKDEVKRKLAQALDRRN from the coding sequence ATGGCGCAGGCGAGCAGAAACTCCGTCGTCCGCCCGGCTGCGATCGAGCCGGAGCTCGTCCTCGTTCTGGGCGCAGGCGGGGCGCGTGGCCTGAGCCATATCGCGGTGCTGGAGGCGCTCGACGAGCTCGGTGTCAGGCCAAGCGTGATCGCCGGCTGCTCGATGGGCGCGATCATCGGGGCGGCCTATGCGGCCGGTCTTTCGGGCCGCGACCTGCACGACCACGTCATCCGGAGCTTTCGCGACCGGGCGCGGGTGATCGCGCGGCTGCTCGACGCGCGCGTCGGCAAGTTCACCGACCTGATGCGCGGGCTCGGCAATCCGGTGCTGATCGACGGAGAGCGCCTGCTCGACCTGTTCTGGCCCGACGCGGTGCCGGATCGGTTCGACGGGTTGGGAATTCTGTTCATAGCGACGGCGACCGATTATCACCTCCATGCCGAGGTCTCGCTGAACCAGGGACCGCTGACGCCGGCGGTCGCCGCCTCGCTCGCGATTCCGGGGCTGGTCCGGCCGGTCGTGATCGAGGGTCGCGTGCTGATCGATGGCGGTGCGATCAATCCCCTGCCCTATGACCGGCTGATGGGCCCCGGCCGCATCGTCATGGCGGTCGATACCAGCGCGCCCGCGACGATCAGCGAAACGCGCGTGCCCGGGCCGCTCGAGGCGATGGTCGGGGTCAGCCAGATCCTGACCCGGACCATCGTCCAGCGCATGATCGAGCGGCAGCCGCCGGACATCCTGATCCGCGCCGGGATGGACGGCATCGGCGGGCTCGACTTCTTCAAGGCGAAGGCAATCCTCGACGCCGCGCAGCCCGTCAAGGACGAGGTCAAGCGAAAGCTGGCGCAGGCGCTCGACCGGCGGAACTGA
- a CDS encoding alpha/beta hydrolase, with protein sequence MSNLDSLFPGFKAHWIDGPVGKIFARVGGEGPPVVMIHGFPQTHAEWHRIAGELAKTRTVVCPDLRGYGWSAAPHGDGGTQTYSKRGMGEDIVAVMQALGHLRFAVVGHDRGARVAYRLALDHPGRVERLALLDILPTVSMWEGMSAARAMQVYHWTFLAQPEPVPENLIKADPLGWLDHTIASWTRAKSLDLFEPLALKAYGESFNDPARIHAACEDYRAGATTDAAHDQADLAAGKHILCPTLILWGVAGIPAKGASPLQVWRETFAPQAEGRAIDSGHFLPEENPAATLAALLPFLSKTVA encoded by the coding sequence ATGAGCAATCTCGACAGCCTGTTCCCCGGCTTCAAGGCCCATTGGATCGACGGTCCCGTCGGCAAGATCTTCGCGCGGGTCGGCGGCGAGGGGCCGCCCGTCGTGATGATCCACGGCTTCCCGCAGACCCATGCCGAATGGCACAGGATCGCCGGTGAACTGGCGAAGACGCGTACCGTCGTCTGCCCGGATTTGCGCGGCTATGGCTGGTCGGCGGCACCGCATGGCGATGGCGGCACGCAGACCTACAGCAAGCGTGGCATGGGCGAGGACATCGTCGCAGTGATGCAGGCGCTCGGGCATCTGCGCTTTGCCGTGGTCGGGCATGATCGCGGCGCGCGCGTCGCCTATCGGCTGGCGCTCGACCACCCCGGCCGCGTCGAGCGGCTGGCGCTGCTCGACATCCTGCCGACCGTCTCGATGTGGGAAGGCATGAGCGCGGCGCGCGCCATGCAGGTCTATCACTGGACCTTCCTGGCCCAGCCCGAGCCCGTGCCGGAGAACCTGATCAAGGCCGATCCGCTGGGCTGGCTCGACCACACCATCGCGAGCTGGACGCGGGCGAAATCGCTCGACCTGTTCGAGCCGCTGGCACTGAAGGCCTACGGCGAATCCTTCAACGACCCGGCCCGCATCCACGCCGCCTGCGAGGATTATCGCGCGGGGGCGACCACCGATGCCGCGCATGACCAGGCCGATCTTGCGGCCGGAAAGCACATCCTCTGCCCGACCCTGATCCTCTGGGGCGTGGCCGGCATCCCGGCCAAGGGCGCGAGCCCGCTGCAGGTCTGGCGAGAGACCTTCGCGCCACAGGCCGAGGGCCGGGCGATCGACAGCGGCCATTTCCTGCCGGAGGAGAATCCGGCGGCGACGCTGGCGGCCCTGCTTCCGTTTTTGTCCAAGACGGTCGCCTGA
- a CDS encoding sulfite exporter TauE/SafE family protein, translating into MENAQLLLFIAATFLLAGFVKGVIGLGLPTIAVGILGVVMAPAQAAALLVVPNLITNGWQIATGPGLKAILARLWPMLAGIGAGTWAGVGLLEQQKDGSATLWLGIALVLYALVGLKAAKLRVPAAAEGWLGPLIGIATGIATAATGVFVLPAVPYLQALGLDKDELVQALGVSFIVSTLALSVGLLGTGALNPSVAGHSALALLPALAGMAAGTVIRNRISAGAFKLCFFAGLLALGSYLVLRAAG; encoded by the coding sequence ATGGAAAACGCACAGCTCCTCCTCTTCATCGCCGCGACCTTCCTGCTGGCCGGCTTCGTCAAGGGCGTGATCGGGCTGGGCCTGCCGACCATCGCGGTCGGTATCCTCGGCGTGGTGATGGCCCCGGCACAGGCCGCCGCGCTGCTGGTCGTGCCCAACCTGATCACCAATGGCTGGCAGATCGCGACCGGCCCGGGCCTGAAGGCGATCCTGGCGCGGCTCTGGCCGATGCTGGCCGGGATCGGCGCCGGGACATGGGCGGGGGTGGGCCTGCTGGAGCAGCAGAAGGACGGATCGGCCACCCTCTGGCTCGGCATCGCGCTGGTGCTTTATGCGCTGGTCGGGCTGAAGGCCGCGAAGCTGCGCGTTCCGGCCGCAGCGGAGGGCTGGCTCGGGCCGCTGATCGGGATCGCGACCGGTATCGCGACCGCCGCGACCGGCGTCTTCGTGCTGCCGGCCGTGCCTTATCTCCAGGCGCTCGGGCTCGACAAGGACGAGCTGGTGCAGGCGCTGGGCGTCTCCTTCATCGTCTCGACGCTGGCGCTCTCGGTCGGGCTGCTCGGCACAGGCGCGCTCAACCCGAGCGTCGCCGGGCATTCGGCGCTGGCCCTACTGCCCGCCCTCGCCGGGATGGCGGCCGGGACGGTGATCCGCAACCGCATCTCGGCCGGGGCGTTCAAGCTCTGCTTCTTCGCAGGGCTGCTGGCGCTGGGCAGCTATCTCGTGCTGCGCGCGGCCGGCTAG
- a CDS encoding type II toxin-antitoxin system VapB family antitoxin, which translates to MVLMIKNARADRAVRELARRTGETIAEAVTIAAEERLAKLPAAEERRSGSVDRVRLEAILAKFRANHVDDPRTDDEIIGYDENGLPS; encoded by the coding sequence ATGGTGTTGATGATCAAGAACGCCCGCGCCGATCGTGCGGTGCGCGAGCTTGCCCGCCGTACGGGCGAGACGATCGCCGAGGCCGTCACGATTGCGGCCGAAGAGCGATTGGCAAAGCTACCGGCTGCCGAAGAGCGCCGCTCCGGTTCGGTCGACAGGGTCCGGCTTGAAGCGATCCTGGCCAAATTCCGCGCCAATCATGTCGACGACCCGCGAACTGACGACGAGATCATCGGCTACGATGAGAACGGCCTGCCTTCGTGA